The DNA region GCTCCCGGCGCAGGTTGGTCCGCGCGGCGTCGGTCCACGCCTCGCGCGCCGGTCCGGTGTGGAAGAGCTCGTCGCGCTCGACCAGCTCCTCGAGCTTCGCGATCCGGCCGGAGCGGAAGGCGGCGTCACTGAGGTGCCGGTAGTCCTCCCGCACGTCGGCGGCGTAGGTGTCGTACTCGGCCTCGGTCTCGGCGAGGATGCCCAGGTCGGCGTCGCACAGCGCCGAGCCGTTCAGGTCGTCCGGCTCGGGGGAGTGGGTCTCGGTGAGGCGGACCAGACGGGCCACCTCGGCCACCGTGGCGTCGTCGACCAGCGTGGGAAGGGCGATCTCAGCCCAGGTCGCCGAGCGCTCCTCGGCGTCCCGCTCGCCGTCGTACACGGCGTCGTGGAACCAGGCGGCCAGGCGCACCGGGACGTCGTCGAACGTGACGCCGGCGGCGGAGAGCCGGTCCAGGCGGGTCAGCACCGCGAGCAGGTGGCGGCGGTCGTGGTAGCCGCGGGTGGGTGCGTCGTAGGCAGCGAGCAGCTCGGTGCGCACGGCGTCGGCGCCGTCGAGCGGCCAGACGGGGTCGGGATGGTCGTCCTCCATCCGCCCATTCAACCCGACATGTCCCATCCCTGGACAGTTCGGGTGCCGTCCGGTGCCGGGATGGGGACAATGGGGCCATGAGTGCCGATGACGCCCGCGCAGAGCTCCTTCGACTGCGGTCCAGCATCGACAACCTCGACGCGGCCCTGGTCCACCTCCTGGCCGAGCGCTTCAAGTGCACCGAGCAGGTGGGCCGGCTCAAGGCCACTGCCGGGATGCCGCCGGCCGACCCGGCCCGGGAGGCGGTGCAGATCGCACGGCTGCGGTCGATGGCCGAGACCTCGGGGCTGGACCCGCACTTCGCCGAGAAGATCCTCAACGTGATCATCGCCGAGGTGATCCGCAACCACGCGCATTTCGCCGAGGCCGAGGGCTGAGAGGCAGCCCGGCCGATATCCGGATGCGGGGCCGGCGGCTCGCGGGCAGGGTGATGCGGTGAGTCCGACCGTCGACACCTTCCGCGCCCTCGCCCGCAGCGCCCCCTGGCGCTCGCGGACACTCCACTTCACCTACGCCACCGGCACGGGGCAGAAGCCGCGGCAGCCGTCGTACGACGAGTGCTGGCTGAGCCGCGGCCCGGCCCTGACCCGGCTCGTGGTGCGCGACTCCGCCGGACGCCGTCACACCCTCACCGAGCCGTCGGGCCCCACCGAGGCGCCCCACTCCTCGGTGGCGGTGGCGACCGATGACGCGGGCGGTTCGCCGAGCGAGGACGAGGTGGCTGCGCTGTGCCGCCCGCCCACGATGACCTTCCGCGCGGACGGCCTGGCCGACCCGCGCCCGGACCTGTTGCGCTACGAGCTCGACGTGCCCATGTGGGACAACTACTACTTCGTGGCCGCCCTCGACCCGGTGGAGCTGAGCCACGACGTGCGCGTCGACCGGCTGAGGGCGGACACCGTGGCCGGACGACCCGCCTGGCGCGCGGACCTGACCCCGGTGGAGGGCTACGACCCACGCTGCGGCGGGGGCTGCTGCGAGCTGTTGTGGAGCGAGATCTCCTGGCACGGCGAGGACGAGGGCCCGGGGACGCCGAACTACCGCGAGGTGCCGGGCGACATCGTCTTCCCCGACCACTACGACGTGGCGCTGGACGTGCAGACCGGGATCGTGGTGCGCTCGTCTCCGGTCGGCGGCAAGGACGCACCGTGGTTGGAGATCGACATCCTGGCGGTGGACGAGACGATGAGTGAGGGGCGCGGATGAGTGACGTCCCGGGAGCCGACCCTGAGCTGCTGCGCCGGTTCTTCGACGCCGAGGGCCGGTTGCGCACGATGCCGACCCGGCACGCGAAGCGGCGGGTGGTGCTCGACCACATCGCCCAACGGTTCGAGCCCGGCCGCACCTACCCCGAGCGCGAGGTCGACGCCGTCCTCAAGGAGATCCACACCGACCACGCGGCGCTGCGTCGCTATCTGGTCGACGACGGTCTGCTCGCCCGTGAGGGCGGGGTCTACTGGCGCAGCGGCGGCACCTTCGGAGTGGACGGCCCGCCGACCGCACCGGGGTGACCCACCGCCACGGATCCGCCGCGCCGTCGGTGAGTGCGACCGGCTCCGTCGAGGCCGTCTGCCAGAGTGGCCGGGTGCGCAATCGGGTGCTGCTCGGAGTCGGTCTGGCCGTCGTGACGCTCCTCGTGGTGGGAGTGATCGGGTGGCGGCACCTCGGTGGCGACGCCACGACCGAGGTCTTCGGCGAGGCGGCGCTGCCGCGCTGCAGCGGGGTCGAGGTCGGGGTCGCCGAGGTCGAGGGGATGCGGTTGCCGGCGATCCCGATGGCCAGGGGCATGCGCTGCACCCTCACCTACCGGGTGTGGAACCCCGGCGATGCGGACCTGACGGTGACCGGTTTCCGTCAGGCCATCGGCGGCCCCGGCGGCGGGGCCGGCTTCCGGGTGGTCGCCGTCAACGGCACCGCTATCGACCACACCGCGTCCGCCGACGGCGATGACATCGATGCCCGCTGGAGCGGTGAGACGCCGCTGGCCCCCGAAGACTTCGCGATCGTCGAGGTGGAGGTCGCCTTCCGGAGCAGCGGGTGCACCGCGCGCGGGACGTTGACGTCGTGGAGCTCGGTCCTCGTCGAGGGGAAGCGCGATGAGCGACGCGTGACCCTCCCGCTGGCAGCGTTCTTCCGGGGCACCCGGGACAGCACCTGCGGCAGCCGGGTGACCCGCGCGGCGCGGTAGGGCCGCCGGTCAGACGCCGAGCTCGTCGGCGTCCACGATCCGGTAGGCGTAGCCCTGCTCGGCCAGGAACCGCTGCCGGTTCGCCGCGAAGTCGGCGTCGACGGTGTCGCGGGAGACCAGCGTGTAGAAGTGGGCGACCTTGCGCTCCCCGTCGGGCCCCGGCTCACCCGGGCGCAGCAGCCGGCCCAGACGCTGGGCCTCCTCCTGGCGGGAGCCGAAGGAGCCGGAGACCTGGATCGCCACCTCGGCCTGGGGCAGGTCGATGGAGAAGTTGGCGACCTTCGAGACCACCAGCAGCCCGATCTCGCCCGAGCGGAAGCCCTCGAAGAGGCGCTGGCGCTCCTTGACCGTGGTGTCGCCGGTGATCACCGGCGCGTCGAGCTCCTCGCCGAGCTCGGTGAGCTGGTCGAGGTACTGACCGATCACCAGGGTCGGTTGCTGGCGGTGCCGGGCGACCAGGTCCCGCACCACACCCACCTTCTCGCGGGTGCAGGCCGCCAGCCGGTAGCGCTCCTCGGGCTCCGCGGTGGCGTAGGCGAGCCGCGTCGACTCCGGCAGCGTCACGCGGACCTCGACGCAGTCGGCCGGCGCGATCCAGCCCTGGGCTTCGATGTCCTTCCACGGCGCGTCGTACCGCTTGGGGCCGATCAGCGAGAACACGTCGCCCTCACGGCCGTCCTCGCGGACCAGGGTGGCGGTGAGGCCGATCCGCCGGCGGGCCTGCAGGTCCGCGGTCATCCGGAAGATCGGGGCGGGCAGCAGGTGCACCTCGTCGTAGACGATGAGCCCCAGTCGCGGGCGTCGAAGAGCTCGAGGTGCGGGTAGACGCCCTTCCGCTTGGTGGTGATCACCTGGTAGGTCGCGATGGTGACCGGCCGGATCTCCTTGACGGTGCCGGAGTACTCGCCGATCTCGTCCGCCGTCAGCGAGGTACGACGCACCAGCTCGTCCTTCCACTGCCGGGCGCTCACGGTGTTGGTGACCAGGATCAGGGTGGTCGCCCGGGCCTGTGCCATCGCGGCCGCCCCGACGATCGTCTTGCCGGCGCCGCACGGCAGCACCACGACCCCGGAGCCGCCGTGCCAGAACGACTCCGCGGCGTCGCGCTGGTAGTCGCGCAGCGTCCAGCCGTCCTCGGCCAGGTCGATCGCGTGCGCCTCGCCGTCGACGTAACCCGCGAAGTCCTCCGCCGGCCAGCCGAGCTTGAGCAGGGCCTGCTTGAGGTTGCCGCGCTCGGACGGGTGCACGGCCACGCTGTCGGGGTCGAGGCGGGGCCCGAGCATCCCCGCGATCTTCTTGGCGCGCAGCACCTCCTCGAGCACCGGCCGGTCGGTGGAGGAGAGGACCAGTCCGTGGGTGGGGTGCTTCTCCAGGCGGAGCCGGCCGTAGCGGGCCATCGTCTCGGCGACGTCGACCAGCAGGGCGTGGGGGACCGGGTAGCGGGAGAAGGTGAGCAGCGTGTCGACAACCTCCTCGGCGTCGTGTCCGGCGGCGCGCGCGTTCCACAGGCCCAGCGGGGTGAGCCGGTAGGTGTGGATGTGCTCGGGGCTGCGCTCCAGCTCGGCGAACGGCGCGATCGCCTTGCGGCACTCACCCGCCTGCGGATGGTCGACCTCGAGGAGGAGGGACTTGTCCGACTGCACGATGAGAGGTCCGTCGGTCACCGCACGAGTCTACGTTCCGCCCCTCGATCGGGCCCGATCGCGCGGCCTGCGTGCGCGCGTGCGCGCCCGGCCGGTGTCAGAGCGGGGTGACGCGGCTGATCCGGTGCAGCGGGTAGGAGCGGATCGCATCGGGGTCGTCCGGGGATGCGTCGACGTCGCGGGCGCTGAGCTCGCCGCCCTCCACTCGGAGCGGGGCGACCACCCGCTCGGCGATGACGCCCTGCCGGTCGGTGAAGCCGATCTCGACCCGGCCGCGCCGCTCGATCGCGTCGCGCAGCGCCGACGCCGCGCCCCCGGCGGTGCTGGCCGAGGCGGGCCGGCGCCGGGCCTCGGCCTCGCCCTCGCGCAGCGCGCGCAGGGCGACCTCGACCTGGGCCGCTGCCTGGGCCGCGGCGCGGGCGGAGCCGCGGGCGCCCGCCTCCCGCGGACGGCGGGCCCGCAGCTGCTCGCTCGCCCCGACCCGGACCACGCCGTCGGCGCCCTCGACCACCGGCGCGAAGCCGAGCTCGCGCA from Nocardioides sambongensis includes:
- a CDS encoding HD domain-containing protein, with protein sequence MEDDHPDPVWPLDGADAVRTELLAAYDAPTRGYHDRRHLLAVLTRLDRLSAAGVTFDDVPVRLAAWFHDAVYDGERDAEERSATWAEIALPTLVDDATVAEVARLVRLTETHSPEPDDLNGSALCDADLGILAETEAEYDTYAADVREDYRHLSDAAFRSGRIAKLEELVERDELFHTGPAREAWTDAARTNLRRELADLTALDAGSAAPR
- a CDS encoding chorismate mutase, producing the protein MSADDARAELLRLRSSIDNLDAALVHLLAERFKCTEQVGRLKATAGMPPADPAREAVQIARLRSMAETSGLDPHFAEKILNVIIAEVIRNHAHFAEAEG
- a CDS encoding DUF2087 domain-containing protein, producing MSDVPGADPELLRRFFDAEGRLRTMPTRHAKRRVVLDHIAQRFEPGRTYPEREVDAVLKEIHTDHAALRRYLVDDGLLAREGGVYWRSGGTFGVDGPPTAPG